A single genomic interval of Xyrauchen texanus isolate HMW12.3.18 chromosome 48, RBS_HiC_50CHRs, whole genome shotgun sequence harbors:
- the LOC127639363 gene encoding dystroglycan 1-like, with protein MRNKLREFRDVGCPMLGHRTLVVLLAIIVLLVPEMQASWNQNPMDVPGDVGQLEASMQSAVLSDLLESEAAAAAMSQHNGLPDSSAVVGRVFQTRVPTKAKDSKSIVKITEASKDALPAWLHWDPESGTLQGLPLETDKGVHYISVSVSNESQVSQSPDVFSIEVHPEEHADMDPFQLAVQSASNYVQPFICGIEDPVTVLTVILDADLTKMSSKQRVELLVNMKKFSGMRLQHMKILPVVNNRLFDMSAFMAGPGNAKKVVENGALLSWKLGCSLDQSSIPDISSVQVPAKEGTMSAQLGYPVVGWHIANKKPHLPKRVRRQLNNTPTPIPSLLPPTSYPEPPIRIVPTPTSPSIAPTSDSSAPPVRGPVPLPVKPTIRTQNPIAYTPTLGPPQPTRIMETTSTIAIQPTITRPVYVGPSVTPATPTTRKPTKRPGKKQKTTPIPREPKTTTTKPPRRTTPSVVLPDGNSKPQLRNPVDQVNAYVGTYFEVKVPSDTFFDKEDGTTDKLRLTLRKGNDVVADDSWIQFNSTSQLLYGLPDKEHEGKHEYFMQATDKGGLYAIDAFEVRVNRWGNNVKAPVLFTVVFDGDARTVTNDIHKKILLVKKLAQSFGDRNSSTVTLKNILKGSIIVEWTNNSLQQSPCPKEQIQHLSKRISDHEGRPSSQFRYVMEPDFKPSNVTVKGTGTCRNYMFVPVGEISDATVSPVTPAVGAGRQSTDDVYLHTVIPAVVVAAILLIAGIIAMICYRKKRKGKLTIEDQATFIKKGVPIIFADELDDSKPPPSSSMPLILQEEKPPLPPPEYPNMASPETTPLNQDLLGEYTPLHDEDPNAPPYHPPPPFTVPMDGKGSRPKNMTPYRSPPPYVPP; from the exons atGCGCAATAAACTGAGAGAGTTCCGGGACGTGGGATGCCCCATGCTGGGGCACAGGACTCTTGTGGTGCTGCTGGCCATAATTGTGCTGTTGGTACCGGAAATGCAGGCATCCTGGAACCAGAATCCAATGGATGTTCCAGGGGACGTAGGACAACTTGAGGCATCTATGCAGTCGGCGGTTCTGTCAGACCTCCTTGAGTCTGAAGCAGCGGCTGCAGCAATGTCACAGCACAATGGCTTGCCGGATTCCTCGGCAGTGGTTGGCAGGGTGTTCCAAACGCGGGTGCCCACCAAAGCCAAGGACTCCAAGAGCATAGTAAAG ATCACAGAAGCAAGCAAAGATGCTCTCCCAGCATGGTTGCATTGGGATCCGGAGAGCGGCACACTTCAAGGCCTTCCTTTAGAGACCGATAAGGGTGTTCACTACATATCCGTTTCTGTTTCCAATGAGAGTCAAGTCTCACAAAGCCCAGATGTGTTCTCCATTGAGGTGCACCCAGAGGAGCATGCTGATATGGACCCATTTCAACTTGCAGTCCAATCAGCCAGCAATTATGTCCAACCTTTTATCTGTGGCATTGAGGATCCTGTAACAGTACTCACGGTTATACTGGATGCTGACCTCACAAAGATGAGTTCCAAGCAGAGAGTGGAGCTACTTGTGAACATGAAAAAGTTCTCTGGAATGCGACTTCAGCACATGAAGATTTTGCCTGTGGTAAACAACCGTTTATTCGACATGTCTGCTTTCATGGCAGGACCGGGCAATGCCAAAAAAGTGGTTGAAAATGGTGCCCTTTTGTCCTGGAAACTTGGCTGCAGTCTCGATCAAAGCAGCATTCCTGATATCAGTAGTGTTCAGGTCCCAGCAAAAGAGGGGACCATGTCTGCACAGTTAGGATATCCAGTGGTTGGATGGCACATTGCTAACAAGAAGCCCCATTTGCCCAAAAGGGTGCGAAGGCAGCTTAACAACACCCCCACACCCATTCCTTCATTACTCCCCCCAACATCTTACCCTGAGCCCCCCATCCGTATTGTTCCCACACCAACCTCACCTTCTATAGCTCCTACCTCAGATAGTTCTGCCCCACCTGTTCGTGGTCCTGTGCCACTACCTGTGAAACCCACCATTCGAACACAAAATCCAATTGCCTACACTCCAACCTTAGGCCCACCTCAGCCTACGAGAATAATGGAAACCACCAGCACTATTGCCATCCAGCCCACTATTACCAGGCCCGTTTATGTTGGGCCCTCTGTGACCCCAGCAACACCCACCACCAGAAAACCAACTAAGAGACCTGgaaagaaacaaaagacaacCCCTATACCAAGAGAACCGAAGACCACTACAACCAAGCCACCAAGACGCACCACACCCTCAGTTGTCCTCCCCGATGGCAATAGTAAACCCCAGTTGCGTAACCCAGTTGATCAGGTGAATGCATATGTTGGGACATACTTTGAGGTGAAGGTTCCATCGGATACGTTTTTTGACAAAGAGGATGGCACTACAGATAAGTTGAGGCTAACTCTTCGAAAGGGCAATGATGTTGTTGCGGATGATTCTTGGATACAGTTCAATAGTACAAGCCAGTTACTCTATGGATTACCAGACAAGGAACATGAAGGAAAACATGAGTATTTCATGCAGGCAACTGACAAAGGAGGTCTCTATGCAATTGATGCATTTGAGGTCCGTGTTAATCGCTGGGGAAACAACGTTAAGGCACCAGTGCTTTTTACAGTCGTATTTGATGGGGATGCACGTACAGTGACTAATGACATTCACAAGAAGATCCTTCTTGTCAAGAAACTGGCCCAATCATTTGGTGATCGTAACAGCAGCACTGTTACGCTTAAGAACATCCTCAAGGGCTCCATCATAGTGGAATGGACTAACAACAGCCTTCAGCAAAGCCCCTGTCCGAAAGAACAAATACAGCATTTAAGCAAAAGGATCTCTGATCATGAGGGTAGACCCTCTTCACAGTTCAGATATGTCATGGAACCAGACTTCAAGCCCTCAAATGTCACAGTCAAAGGCACAGGAACATGCCGTAACTACATGTTTGTCCCGGTTGGTGAGATTTCAGATGCAACCGTTTCACCTGTTACTCCAGCCGTGGGTGCCGGAAGACAGAGCACAGATGATGTGTACCTTCACACAGTCATACCTGCTGTGGTTGTGGCAGCTATTTTGCTGATAGCAGGAATAATTGCAATGATCTGCTACCGCAAAAAACGCAAGGGTAAGCTGACTATCGAAGACCAGGCAACTTTCATTAAGAAAGGAGTCCCCATTATTTTTGCGGATGAGCTTGATGACTCCAAGCCACCCCCTTCTTCCAGCATGCCCCTTATCCTTCAGGAGGAAAAACCTCCTCTTCCACCTCCAGAGTATCCCAACATGGCTAGTCCAGAGACAACACCTCTTAACCAGGATCTTTTGGGAGAGTACACACCTCTACATGACGAGGATCCTAATGCCCCTCCTTACCATCCTCCACCACCCTTCACTGTCCCAATGGATGGTAAAGGATCCCGCCCTAAGAACATGACCCCCTACAGATCCCCACCCCCTTATGTGCCACCCTAA